ACAATATTAAGCAAATTTTTACACACCCCGAGATCAAGAAAACGATAACCAAAAACTCACCTAAGCAGATATGGACCCGATCCGATTCCGAGTTGAAATAGTACAAAACAAGTAAAGTGACCAACCGAAATGTACCAATCCAAACCGAACTTGGGTCAACCAGAGAAAATTCGAACCGATTTAATCCGATTCGATCACAATTAAATCGACCTCTGTTAGACAGATCAATCTAAAAACTTCATAATATAATCTCACAAGTTAAATATTAAACATCATAGACATTCCATCTCGGTTTCACTCCTTGCAATGAAACCAGCTATTGCATTCTTGTACAAGTCACATTGTCCTATGCGAATATGCTCTGATGAAGCAAACTTCAAAACGTCTTATAACTTGATCAGCATGCGGTTTCATGGCTTAAATTCAAAGCCAGTTGTGGGGTATCATGGCCTAAAATTTAAGTCCTAAACACCATACCAGACGGTCAGTCACTTTCAATAATTTAAAGTTGAGGAATAAACCATGTTGGTCTACAATATGCGGAGTGGATGTCATCACCTTCGTAAAATCGCCATTTTTTCTTACATTTGATGTCATAAACACCCATATCATGTCCACCAAACTTGGTCGCCAAACTACTGAGCTCAAATTCATCATCGGTGAAATATATACAGTTAGGTTGCAAACATTTGGCCGAAACGGACATTGTAGAATTACTACCTACAAACAATGTCGCATGATCTGTAATTTCCTCCCATCTTCTGTCTTTAGTATCGAGTCTATAGACCGAAAAACGAAATGTTTCATAAACGTCAGGATGGTAATCATTCCCATCTGAATCCAACACTTCTTTCTTGAATCGTAACACCATGAGAAGATCACAACCTGATTCCACCAAATATAGTGTTCCTAACCCACTTATGAACTCCTCAAACATTTTAAATTCTAGTAACGAATATTCCATTGGCCTTATAAGCTCATGACCACGAAAGTCCTCGATATTCCAATATACAAGCGATGCATCATTGTACAAAGCAAATACATAACCATTCATAGCCACGACATCAAACAACGTAATACCATAATCTTTCTTGATGAATACTAATGTCCACGATTTATCCCCCTGTTTAGCAAAAGCTAGGTGATCAATAGTAATTGCTATAATAACAAACTCATTTTGAGCCACTTTGAGCACGACGAGCCTCCTCATAAACAACCTCAAATACCAACTAATATATTTTTCTTCATTCTCATCGATCTCTTCGTTATATGGGTTTTGATCTGGGATGGTTGTCACAGATGGGAAATGAATTTCAGCCTTAGTGATCGGATTGAACAAGCGTACATCAAGCTTACGGTCAACCATTGCAACCCAACCATAGTTTGAACCCCAACACTTTGCTTCAAAAGTCTTAGGGAAATTCAATTTGTAACACTTATTATTACTAGGATTAAAAATCTTCCGTACACAATGCGGATTATTGCTAGTGTTTTCAGATAGTAAAAGCCATGGCACTGGTATAGGTCTCCATTGGTGCTTTATTAAGGATGAAACATGATTCCAAGAGGGACATACcgctgaaaaataaataaaatcttCTATCGTTTCCAACTTCATTGCAATGTGACCAAGAAGATCGAGAGGCAATGTCGACCAATCAACAGCAGCCATgatcttgcaaaaaaaaaaaaaaaaaaaacaagattaCAATCTAAAAAAACAAAGacagttatatgaataacaaaaataataatgataaataggAATAGTAATAGAGAAAGGAATCTAAGAACTAAGCTTGTCTACGATCTAACAACATTTAATCTAGACAGATACGGAGAAACATACAATGATAATAATTTATGCAAAGGTTTGAACCTGAACATCATGATTTATTTCATTCATGTCTTAGCCATTTATTTCATTCATGTCTTAACCACAGTTGTTTGCCGCAACATATCCAGAGGTTAGTAACGCACATATACACTAACACCGTAACACCAATGGAAACTCGTCCAACTTTTTATCTGAACTTAATTAAAGTGAAAAGTATTGTGCATTATTTCAGATATTCCCTATAAATTAAATATCAAGGGTGCAGCTGGAAGTTTAGCAACGGTGGTCAGTTTTAGCAGTTCATGTTTTCATCTCTTACTATAAGCACTCTCAATTTGATCCCGTCCAATTTTCAATGTATTTCGTCAGTAGTTCTCCCCACCCCCATCCCATGAGTCAATTGCTCTCATAACTTCAATTCTCTAGTAACAAATCTCatctaaataacaataaacaacATCAATTCCAAAAAAGATGATACTGTAATAAGCATTACTCTCTCCGTtccgatcatttgtttatctctggttggttttggcacaaagacaaaggaaagtCGAAGTAATCAAATTGAGGGTGGAGTATCAAATTACCCATTAAATATATCCCTAAAATAGAAAGTTAAACAATTAACCATAAACCAAATATGAAACAAATAAACAAATGACCACGAATGCAATTCAAAGGCTCCCGCAAGTTGGCAAAGTAAGCGGTCGGATGTACAAAATTGTAATAATTTAAAAAAGAAGAACTGAAGAAGAGAAAGATCAAACCTGAAGATGTTATTGGAGAAGCTATGCTGTATTGCTGTGTGTGTTGTCCGTCTGTTCAACAACcttttttatgtttttgtttttttttttatgtgtcGGATTtactaaatactccctcctatttccttATATCTCCCACTTTCTTTTggacacaaaaattaagaaaggggaagaaataaggaataaagtagaataaagtattataagttgtgaaatttataggtgagagaaaataataaagaatgaatgatgaataaagaatagataaagtaatgagagttgttgattttttaggagagagaaattaataaaaaaatgaatgaaacttaccaaaaaaggaaagagagaagaTAATCAAACTTCTATTGGAGGGAGTAGGATGTTTAACTCAAATTTACCATAAGTCTCTCCTAAGATGGCTATATTCATCCTAAGATATCCCGGTAgctggattatacatctgatgtattaccatcaattctatagtttttgagcattataataaaatttttgagttttgttttaaaaattatgagttttattataaagtttctaagtttatttacttaaacattaagttctaaaaaattacaataaactcaaaaacattacatataaatttagtaaaaattaagttttgattgaaaaaaattaaaatctaacttataaattttaataagctcaaaaaaaaatatacatatgctcaaaaacaaataaaactcaagataataagctcaaaaaatataaatatatgctcaaaaactaaaAAGTTGgatgtagtacatccgatgtatgttcctttttctccccgtcttaagattaaaaaaaaactagttttcttgcccgtgcattgcacggttattaaaataatgtgtgatgaatttcacaataaaatggaatatagacatatagtacatcattcatgtctaagattttatgtatgccgcataaccaacaaataattcctgttaacataatattgacataagaataaaagagtgtttgattaataaaatacttttttttaggaaaataaaaccaatatgaagtttatatatatgatacttgggactgagagtttttagattttgttcattaatacctgtttgtttttcaattggtcaaggaaaacaataatatctactttgcataatcaactcaatgatgcaacaaatctccttctttcgaataacaaccataatttaatcattgttgggtcaaatggtagttacgtaaaaatatttacaggtagttaaatgttatatcgcCCGGTCAAAttatagacgtacctttgaatgtgaaccaaattccaacgcaatactacatggctggggctgcttatgaccaccccctataacaatagtcttggcccccatcttctcatttgaaacaaaatccttcacgcagacccctgtttttcttccctattcagacaaatgatctaaaacaatctcatcccttgaaagatcgatccttgtcttcgaaacttctctcaaatttatccaaccaagtgaaaaactaaacccctacttctagaaaaatccacaagctaatggaaactaacccttgctctcgacattgttgttagaattaagattttactttaatttggatggatggggtcaagattaagtttatagTATGATCTTTTGAAgtccaccccactaatttacccgcaaaataaaacatcagccactgtgattagttcttactacttgaaacaacctccaatccactaccactatcactacctttctaccacgttttacatctaagaagtcttaaatcacattcacctccatgaaacactaatctttactccagatgatatggatccttgtctcccttatcgaagacaatttatttctcctccCCCAACgaagaaaagtttaagaagcaatcttccctcttatctctcccccattcccttcctagtctttttctcgtcTCCTCCTctacctccattccagatactcaaacaaagtgtttgggtactatgtttgtaaactgaataagttttaatattatatatatacacgaatttttctatttatttcattttgcataaataaatcttattacctccatctcatttttattgtccttttttcttcaaattttattatctcataattattatcccctttctagatctagtaaggaaaaactttagtcaaccaactcatcGCAATCAACcgcattcccactcgaaacaacctttagcccactacttaatcccttcagttcacacataaaacggtctaaaatgcaaagctttcatctctctcttgaaaagtccatctaactaacagaaaactaaccgctactttctaaacttcatcatttttacatcccgtaacatcacaaaaaaaatgcagaaacttaggttttgtttgataacgacatattgaacattttttttagcattttgagagtttttacactatttaaataacaaatgtgttattttgagtgttgatcatcgacatattgaaataggattgtggtgtaattttctGTTTTACATTATAACCTTTAATTAgcatattataagaaaataaaaattgagttttttttatctatgaggaaattaaagatcaaactttatctttatcatatttataattaatattcttcacttaaaatatataaatttaagcaagttcaaataagttagctaaaagttataaatcacaaattgtacgaagcagtataatcattttttttattaatatgaaataaatgtcataaacttcatgagaatattaatgcggtagagaactatagaagagttggcaagtacgtgacccccttttaggtttaaatttatttatttattttttatatttttgcctaaaggtggttaaagcatcgtattatgcatgacgaatatgtctcacccttccccaattcgtatctctccctaaattataatgatgatgtgctcaatttacaccaaaaaaaatatataggatcaacaataattagtttgttccatataattgaataatatcgttttttatgcatgtaaatttgtcagaagaaaagcttgagagagacggtcttcactatgttagggaaagactactcttacccttttatgtgtttttcatgacgTTTTTTTAATGtttgatcgttgcttgaattgaatcttaatcttatacatatttctataataagtgaatctaatttaccttcaagcctcattcaaatctattttattactcgtagtaccatttttactttaaattgtgaaacaatcgcacaataaagtttttcaaaatatttactcatttgtcataatatgatatttcgattcgcaaattagcaaCAACTTTCTTTATCGTTTAacactccttgaaaaatagatatcaaactttgaatttatcaataatttgtgaatatcttatttacattttgattaatatacttttatataatgatgacaaatgaatttaaataatataataataaattatcaatagaagttgaagtgtattgtgagggaaataactttaaaattagtaggagaaatacatatgacatttgaaaaataaacttcgtattatgtataattaaatatgacattagcaataacaaaagacgtaggggcatatttcatcgttcattttactctttacatgagtaaattccatgtagtacgtattatgcatgcacatttgtcacaacccagttcggcctagggctttttagcctcataatacctcatttttttttaatcggaagttgttataaaaatggatattataaatatatcaaaggtttttttttccttctaatttaataaaaagtgaacaaatactaatgaataattttttaatattaataaattatagATAACTAATTTATTTTCTGTTTCTAATaacaaaattgtaaaataattaattaattctcatttctaataggaaaatcatattcctaattataataaaaaaattttaaataattattatctcctaattctaatagcataattaggaaaaaaaagccttaataattttttaatttatttcctatttctaataggaaaattgtaaaataattaattaattctcatttctaataggaaaattatattcctaattataatagaaaaattgtaaataattaattatatcctaattctaatgctaatagtataattaggaaaaagaAGTCTCCTTCagttatatatattgatattgattagtcaaattttgtttatttttttgtcttatctatAAAAGTTGTaattatttgacccgttttaaactTAAAAGACAAAAAAGTGTCCGTCTTAAATAAAAATGTGTCCGTCTTAATTTTATGGTGAATGGTGTAGGTTGTTTTATGGTGGAATTTGGTGGGATAATAAGTTGAACGGGGAGTAAATGACGTTCTTTACACGAGTAATGAGATGTTGAAagagattgattataagttgagTTGAGTAATACCTGTcacaaaaattgaaacttaagTCCGAATAAAATTAAACCGATTTAACTCAATTCAAAACGAAAACAATTATCCAACAAAATTAAACAAACATGTGATAGACAGATAAATCCAACAACTACATAATTTAACCGATAAAAAAAATATCACTATATACAATCTCACAAGTTCCATAATTAAACATTATACATTCCATCTCGGCTTCAGTCTAGCATTGAAACCAATTATTGCATTCTTGTACAAGTCGTATGGTGTTATTTAAAGTTGAGGAATAAACCAGGTTGGTGGATTAAATATGACGCCGGCGTCGATATCTTCTCCTTTATAAAATCGCCATGTTTTCTCACGTTTGATGTCATAAACACCCATATCATGTGCACCAAGCCCTTCCACCACACCAAAGAGGTCAAATAAATCATCGGTGAAATATATACAATTAAGTTGCAAAGATTTGGCCGAAACAGACATGGTAGAATTAACAGCTACAAACAATGCCGCAAGATCTTCAATTTCCTCCCATCTTCTATCTTTAGGATCAAGTCTATAGACCACAAAACCAATTGTTTCATAACGTCAGTCAACATCGTAACTTTTTCCTCCTGAATTTAGTACTTCTTCCTTGAAACGTAATACCATGAGAAGATCAGAACCTGATTGTACCAAATATTGTGCTCCTATCCCAGTTATAGTTATGAACTGCTCGAACATTTCATATTCACTTGTGAACTCCTCGAACATTTCAAATTTACTTAAAGAATAATCCATAGGCTTTACAAGCTCATGACCTTGGAAGTCCTCGATATTCCAATATACAAGCGTTGCATCATTGTACAAAGGGCAAATACATAACCATTCATCGCCACCACTTCACGCATCTTAACACAAAGCTCTTGCCTGACAAATACTGATGTCCATGATTGATCCCCGTGCTTAGCAAAAACTAGTTGGAATAAATCACCATAAAGTATCAGACACTTTGAGCACAACGAGCCTGATAAAAAACACTCCCACAATCCAATTAATACAATCTTCTTCACTCCCATCTCTCTTTTCAACATATGGGGGTCGATCTGGGATGGTTTCAACAAATGGAAAGCGAATTTCAGCCTTAGTGATTGGATTGAACAAACGTACATTGAGGTCACGGTCGACCATTGCAACCCAACCATAGTCTGAACCCCAACACCTTGTTCCAAAAGTCTCAGGGAGGTTCAGTTTGTAACACTTGTTATTACTAGGATTAAAGATCTTCCGAACACAATGCAGATTATTGCTAATGTTTTCAGATAGCAAAAGCCATGGCACTGTCGGCCTCCACTGGCGCTTTATTAAGTACGAAACACGATTCCAAGAGGGACATACcgctgaaaaataaataaaatcttCTAAAGTTTCCAACTTCATTGCAATGTCACCAAGAAGATCGAGAGGCAATGTCGACCAATCAGCAGCCATGATCTCTTGCCAATCTAAAAAAAAACGATTACAGCAATATcagtaattaacaataacaataatactgATAAATAGGAAGGATAACAGAGAAAGGGGACAGGGGGAAGAAGAGCTAAGGATCTAAGAACTAAGCCTGTAGACAATGTAGCAGCTTTTAAGGTAGACAGACATATCTAAGCAAGCCTTTGTTTCATATTAAGTCGATCAATTGGGACAGCAAATATGTACAACAAGCATTCAGTGGCTGAACTAAGGGCGGTTAGCTAATTCAAAACAACTAAACAGAGACGGATCAATCTAGCAACACAAAAATACAATAGCAACAATCTCATGTATCTCAAAACGTATCAGGTACTTTATCAAACCTGAAGATGTTAAGTATTAAAGGAGTATAACAAAATCTAAAGTATAGACTGTCAGGTACGGCAATCGAGTTGATGTTGATTGTTGACTGTTGATTGTTGTTTGTTTCCTATTTTTTTTAGGAAACCATTGGTAAAATGACGcaaaaaggatatgaaaattaatTTTGCATTAAGTTATATTATTTTCACAGAATTATAATCttctaattaaaataaaataaaattgataaatTATTGTTAAATCCTTTATTGatactattattagaaaatgtTCTGATTAATACTCGGCATAAAATAAAACTGTAAACTgtaattgtgacaaaaaaaattgagaaaatttataaattgaaatcattgGGTTTGTCATATACAG
The Silene latifolia isolate original U9 population chromosome 11, ASM4854445v1, whole genome shotgun sequence genome window above contains:
- the LOC141612252 gene encoding F-box protein SKIP23-like yields the protein MAAVDWSTLPLDLLGHIAMKLETIEDFIYFSAVCPSWNHVSSLIKHQWRPIPVPWLLLSENTSNNPHCVRKIFNPSNNKCYKLNFPKTFEAKCWGSNYGWVAMVDRKLDVRLFNPITKAEIHFPSVTTIPDQNPYNEEIDENEEKYISWYLRLFMRRLVVLKVAQNEFVIIAITIDHLAFAKQGDKSWTLVFIKKDYGITLFDVVAMNGYVFALYNDASLVYWNIEDFRGHELIRPMEYSLLEFKMFEEFISGLGTLYLVESGCDLLMVLRFKKEVLDSDGNDYHPDVYETFRFSVYRLDTKDRRWEEITDHATLFVGSNSTMSVSAKCLQPNCIYFTDDEFELSSLATKFGGHDMGVYDIKCKKKWRFYEGDDIHSAYCRPTWFIPQL